The sequence TTCTCATGCGTGATGGTATAATCTGTGATTATAATGGGGAACTAAAGAGAATGAGTTCGTAAATTATAAAGGACACCAGCTGGTGTCCTTTGATGTTATTTTAGTCTGATCTTAAATTCTTCGTTTATTGTGGTGTGGTAGTTTATTAATTGAAATATAATCTGATCACTCTTTAATTCATCTGGGTTTATCCAGAGTGTAATATGGTCAGGTCCAAGGGAAACTCCAAATGATGAGTCATATTCATTTCCTTCTATATCATGATAAATATTACTCACCCATGTATCTTTTGGGCATGATAATGTAATACCCATTCTTTCATCCCAGTGATTATTGTAGATAATTTCTGTAAAATTTATATCCTTTGGTCCTCTGATAATTTTTTCTTTCTTTAGATCTACAACAAATTCTGTACTATCTTTGTCCACAGCATTGAAACTTTTCCCAACTAAATATAGCTCTTTATAATCCACAAATATAGGTGATTCAAGTTTTTCAGATGAAACACTTCCAGTATGGAAGCCACCTTTAGATTTATATCTGTTACCTTTGTCATCCATTAACTCAAAGTCATTTTGCAAAATTTCCTTAGTGTTATTTTCATCAACACTGTAAACAAGTATAGCTTCCGTAGGTTTAATAACTATTTTTTCCACATATACTTTTTGTCCTTCTACCAATATTTCCTCGTCTATATCTATTGTCTCAGTCAGCTTTTCAAACCTCTCTACATCTATATTTAATTCAAGGGTTGTTAGATATTCCTCTAGATAGTCCTTTTTATCATCACTGGTGTCAGATAATTTGCTAACAAATGCATCTACTGTTACAGTTTCATCTAAAGTTACCTGTTTTTCTTTACCTTCGTGATTATAGTGGAACCTCGTTGTACTTCTTTTTGTTTCACCAGGATTTATGTCTAAAATATATTGGGTGCTCGAAGAAGTGGGATGCTCTTTGTCCCCAATCTTGAAGTTTTCAAAACTAATAGCTCGGGATTCCATCACTGAGCTAGTTAAATTTTCTATTGAGTAAAAAAGTATGATATTTGAATCATCTGCCACAAGACCTTCAAAATGAATTTTCATACCGTTATGCTCAAATACTTCATCTATGGGCTGCATCATGTCATTTTCAATAGCCCTAGTTAATGTAGCATCATAGTTAATGAACTCTAGTATATGGCTAATTCCTGGTATGTTACTTATGAATTCTGCAAAGGCTGGTGAGATGGATGCAGTTGTTATCAATGCAACTATAAGGACAGCAGCCACGAGGGACCCCACTTTTCTGATATAACTTGTTCTCTTTACATTATTAATCTTCTTTAACATACGTTTTTCAGTGGTATTTGGCATGTTTAGTTTAATTTTATTGCCGTTAAAAATCTCTTCCATTTCTTTAATCATTTCCAGCTCAGCTTGGCATTCCTCACAAAACTGTAGATGATCAGATATTGTATTCTCTTCCTCACTGGGAAGCTCTCCCTTTAAATATTGGCTTAATTCTAACTTTATATCATTACATTTCACGGTATTGCCCCCCAATCATTGACTTAAGCTTTTTAAGGCCGTAGTATACCCTGGATTTTACTGTCCCTTCTGGGATATCTAGACTTAATGCGATATCTTCAATTTTCATATCCTCAAAAAATCTCAGTATTAGAACTGTCCTATGTTCATCTTCTAATTTATCTAGATAGCTGTATAAATCCAATTTTTCTGTGGATGAACTATGGGTAAATTCAGTAATTACTACCGCATCTGTTAATGGTGTTGTCTTTTTATTTCTTTTAAGCAAATCATAACAGTTATTAACAACAATCCTAGTTAGGTATGCATATACCTTTTTGGGATTTTCTATTTTTTTCACTGCTTTAAATCCCTTTATAATGCTTTCTTCCATCACATCATCAGTATCATGATGATTTTTAGTAATATAAAAGGCTTTTCTATATAAAGTATCCTTTTGTCCGAAGAAAATTTTCAAATATGAGTCCCAATCCCCTCTTTTTGCTTTTTCAATCAATTCTTCTAAATTCGACTCCACTATATCCCCTCCTAGCTAAAAGCTCTTTCATATATTATGACATTATTTAATCACAAAAGGTTCAAATTATTTTTAAAGATACATAACTTTTTTTTGATAACAAAAGATAAGAAGAGTTGAAAGTTCCAAAGTTGAAAGTTGAAAGGTAAAGAGTAAGAAGAATTTTTGTTTGTTTTTATATGCAAGTACGTTTTTTGTATTTTTATAGTGAAGAGTAGTGGTTAAGAATATTACTATTTATTTGAAAAAGGAGTGATTTGATGGATATTAAAAAACTTATACCAGTCTTATTAGTTATAATCTTAATTAGCTGCAGTGTAGTTTTAGCAGAAAAATTTTATGACAATACAGCCTATGATTGGTATTTCATGCCTAGTAAGGATAATCAGCCAGCTAGAACTGAGCCCCATTATGAGAAAATGCTTAATGATCATGGTGGTTATTTCATAGGTAATAGTGATGAGAAAGAACTGTACTTAACCTTTGATAATGGATATGAAAATGGTTATACAACTCAAATACTAGATGTTCTTAAGGAAAAACAAGTGCCTGCAGCTTTTTTTGTCACTGGTCATTACTTAGAAACTCAAGCTGAGCTTATTGATAGAATGGTCAAGGAAGGGCATATTGTAGGTAATCATTCTTGGCATCACCCAAGTTTAGTTGAGGTTGATGATGCCACCCTTAAGGAAGAGTTAGATAGTGTTAAAGCTAAATTTACTGAAATGACCGGCGTGGAAGAAATGAAGTACTTAAGACCGCCAAGGGGTATTTTCAGTGAGCGCACCTTGGCCCTTTCTAATGAGCTAGGCTATACAAATGTCTTTTGGTCTTTTGCTTATATGGATTGGGATGTGAACAATCAAAAGGGTGCCCAGTATGCGTACGATAATATTATGAAGAGAGTACACCCTGGAGCTATTATGCTACTGCATTCTATTTCAAAGGATAATGCAGAAGCTTTGGGCAGAGTAATTGATGAATTGAAATCACAGGGATATGTATTTAAAACCTTAGATGATTTAGTGAAATAAAACATAGCACATAGAGACATAAAACTCGCTTCAAAAGCTTAACTTTTGCAGCGAGTTTTTAGTCATAAAAACTCAAAAACTTCACCACAATATTTCACTATTCAAAGACTACAGTGCATACGAGATTTAAACCTAAACCTTAATACTGTACTACTAAAGCCACTAAAAAACTCCTTTCTAATTCTTTGTAACTTTTATATCCGTGAAAATCAGTGTAAATCCGTGGCTAAGCCTCTGAATTTATCATTATATCTATAAATCATTTAGATCATGTAGATCTGTGGCGAAGCTTTTAATTTATCATTATATCTATAGATCATTTGGATCATGTAGATCTGTGGCTAAGCTTTTAATTTATCATTATCTATAGATCATTTAGATCATGTAGATCTGCGGTTAAGGTTTTTAGATGATTCAAATCCGTGGCTAAGTTCTCAAATTACATCTATTTAGATTATCTAAATAATAGTGTATAATAGGAAATATATACTAGAAAGGTGGAGATTACATATGCAACATAGACCTTTTAAGAAACTTGGGTTTGAGACTTCTGTTTTAGGAATGGGATGTATGAGGTTACCCTTAGAGGATGACAACAAGCCTGATCATATGGAAAGAGATGCTTCTAAAATTGACGAGGCAAAGGCTATAGAGTTAATCCGATATGCCATTGACAACGGTGTTACTTACATCGACACTGCCTACCCTTACCATGGTGGTAACAGCGAGCCAGTTGTTGGAAAAGCACTTCAAGATGGTTATAGGGAAAAAGTAAAGTTAGCTACTAAACTTCCTGTTTGGCTTGTAAATGAATACGCAGATTTTGAAAAGCTTTTAGACGAGCAGCTAGAAAAACTTCAGACCGATTATGTGGATTTCTACTTATTACATGCGCTAAACACCACTACCTGGAACAAAGTTAAAGACCTCGGGGTGCTTGATTTCATCGAAGAAGCCATGGCTAAAGGTAAAATCAAGTCTAAATCCTTCTCTTTTCATGATAATCTTGAAACATTTAAAGATATTGTTGATAGCTTTGATTGGGATATGTGTCAAATTCAGCTAAACTTCATGGATGAAGAGTATCAAGCAGGGATTGAAGGAATGAGATACGCTGCTGATAGAGGCATCTCAATCGTTGTTATGGAACCCTTAAGGGGCGGAAAATTAGTTAGGGATATTCCTGAAGAAGTTCAATCTATTTGGGATCAAGCAGAAGTTAAAAGAAAGCCTGCTGACTGGGCTTTTAGGTGGGTTTGCAATCATCCAGAAGTAGCTGTTGTGCTAAGCGGTATGGGTAATATCCCTGAACTACAAGAAAATATCAATACATTTAAAACAGCTTTACCTAATTCATTGACTAGCCAAGAAATAAATCTAGTTAATCAGGTTAGAGATGTTTATAAAAGTAAAACAAAGGTTCATTGTACTGAGTGTAAATACTGTGTACCCTGTCCTCAAAAGGTGATGATTCCAAACATCTTCTCTTCATATAACAGTATTTATCTTTACAACACGGAAAAATCTTCTTTAAAGTTTTACGAAAATATAGCAGGGAAGTCTGATGCTTCCCTTTGTGTTGAGTGCGGAATCTGCGAAGAGGCATGTCCTCAGAACTTACCAATAATTCAGCATTTAAAAGATGCTCATAAAGTAATGAGTAGATAATTTTTTTCAAAAAAACCAGCTAAGGGGTTAGTCCCTCTTTGCTGGTTTTTTTGTTTCCAATTTTTAATTAAGTTTGTAGGGAAGATAATTTAAATAAATTAATATTTCTTATTGACAGATTATTCTATTAATAGTAGCATTAGTGTATCTTTTACTTTAACACATTAAAGCGTTTACGAAAGTGGGTATATTTTAATTTTATTTCGCATATTAAATAGTTAAAGAGATATAGGAGGTGGTTTAGTGGAATATTCACTTACTGGCGCTACTTGGTTTTGGCTATTAGTGCCAATGCTCGGTACTGTTGCTTTGTCTTTATTTTCATATTTAACAAAAAAGGAGGAGTAATATGAGTGGAGCTGTATTGACAACTTTTATAGTTTATTTAATTGGTATGTTAGTGGTAGGATTAATAGCATACCGAATGACCAATAACCTTTCAGATTATGTATTAGGTGGTAGAAAGTTAGGCCCAGGGGTAACAGCTTTAAGTGCTGGTGCTTCAGATATGAGCAGCTGGCTATTATTAGGACTACCAGGTGCAGTGTACCTAGGGGGTATGAACCAGATATGGATTGCCGCAGGTCTAACCGTGGGAGCTTTCCTAAACTGGCACTATGTGGCAGCAAGATTAAGAAGCTATACGGAAGTATCAAATGATTCTATTACCATACCAGACTTTTTGGAAAATAGGTTCAGGGATGAATCTAAAGTGTTGAGAGTTATATCTGCTGTTGTTATACTCTTATTTTTTACTTTCTACACCTCTTCTGGGATGGTAGGTGGAGCTAAGCTTTTTGAAGCCACCTTTGGGCTTCCTTATATGCAAGCATTGTGGATTGGTGGAATCGTTATCATATCCTACACATTTTTAGGTGGTTTCTTGGCAGTTAGTTGGACAGATTTTTTTCAAGGTATCTTGATGTTTCTAGCCCTTATTATTATACCTGTTGTTGCTATAACTAACTTAGGTGGTTGGGGTAGTACAGTAAATGCGATTGGTGAAATCGATCCTTCTTACCTGGATGCATTTACGGGAATGACTGCCCTTGGTATAATTTCACTTTTAGCATGGGGCTTAGGTTACTTTGGTCAACCACATATAATTTCACGTTTCATGGCAGTCAGATCAGTGAAAGATATACCTTTAGCAAGATTTATAGGTATGGGCTGGATGGTATTTGGTCTTTTTGGAGCCATTTTTACTGGATTTGCTGGGATAGCCTTCTTTGCAAACTCACCCCTTCCAGATGGTGAACAAGTATTTATTATGTTTACCCAGGTTTTGTTTAACC comes from Alkalicella caledoniensis and encodes:
- a CDS encoding DUF4179 domain-containing protein, which produces MKCNDIKLELSQYLKGELPSEEENTISDHLQFCEECQAELEMIKEMEEIFNGNKIKLNMPNTTEKRMLKKINNVKRTSYIRKVGSLVAAVLIVALITTASISPAFAEFISNIPGISHILEFINYDATLTRAIENDMMQPIDEVFEHNGMKIHFEGLVADDSNIILFYSIENLTSSVMESRAISFENFKIGDKEHPTSSSTQYILDINPGETKRSTTRFHYNHEGKEKQVTLDETVTVDAFVSKLSDTSDDKKDYLEEYLTTLELNIDVERFEKLTETIDIDEEILVEGQKVYVEKIVIKPTEAILVYSVDENNTKEILQNDFELMDDKGNRYKSKGGFHTGSVSSEKLESPIFVDYKELYLVGKSFNAVDKDSTEFVVDLKKEKIIRGPKDINFTEIIYNNHWDERMGITLSCPKDTWVSNIYHDIEGNEYDSSFGVSLGPDHITLWINPDELKSDQIIFQLINYHTTINEEFKIRLK
- a CDS encoding sigma-70 family RNA polymerase sigma factor encodes the protein MESNLEELIEKAKRGDWDSYLKIFFGQKDTLYRKAFYITKNHHDTDDVMEESIIKGFKAVKKIENPKKVYAYLTRIVVNNCYDLLKRNKKTTPLTDAVVITEFTHSSSTEKLDLYSYLDKLEDEHRTVLILRFFEDMKIEDIALSLDIPEGTVKSRVYYGLKKLKSMIGGQYREM
- the pdaA gene encoding delta-lactam-biosynthetic de-N-acetylase translates to MDIKKLIPVLLVIILISCSVVLAEKFYDNTAYDWYFMPSKDNQPARTEPHYEKMLNDHGGYFIGNSDEKELYLTFDNGYENGYTTQILDVLKEKQVPAAFFVTGHYLETQAELIDRMVKEGHIVGNHSWHHPSLVEVDDATLKEELDSVKAKFTEMTGVEEMKYLRPPRGIFSERTLALSNELGYTNVFWSFAYMDWDVNNQKGAQYAYDNIMKRVHPGAIMLLHSISKDNAEALGRVIDELKSQGYVFKTLDDLVK
- a CDS encoding aldo/keto reductase — its product is MQHRPFKKLGFETSVLGMGCMRLPLEDDNKPDHMERDASKIDEAKAIELIRYAIDNGVTYIDTAYPYHGGNSEPVVGKALQDGYREKVKLATKLPVWLVNEYADFEKLLDEQLEKLQTDYVDFYLLHALNTTTWNKVKDLGVLDFIEEAMAKGKIKSKSFSFHDNLETFKDIVDSFDWDMCQIQLNFMDEEYQAGIEGMRYAADRGISIVVMEPLRGGKLVRDIPEEVQSIWDQAEVKRKPADWAFRWVCNHPEVAVVLSGMGNIPELQENINTFKTALPNSLTSQEINLVNQVRDVYKSKTKVHCTECKYCVPCPQKVMIPNIFSSYNSIYLYNTEKSSLKFYENIAGKSDASLCVECGICEEACPQNLPIIQHLKDAHKVMSR
- the putP gene encoding sodium/proline symporter PutP; this translates as MSGAVLTTFIVYLIGMLVVGLIAYRMTNNLSDYVLGGRKLGPGVTALSAGASDMSSWLLLGLPGAVYLGGMNQIWIAAGLTVGAFLNWHYVAARLRSYTEVSNDSITIPDFLENRFRDESKVLRVISAVVILLFFTFYTSSGMVGGAKLFEATFGLPYMQALWIGGIVIISYTFLGGFLAVSWTDFFQGILMFLALIIIPVVAITNLGGWGSTVNAIGEIDPSYLDAFTGMTALGIISLLAWGLGYFGQPHIISRFMAVRSVKDIPLARFIGMGWMVFGLFGAIFTGFAGIAFFANSPLPDGEQVFIMFTQVLFNPWVSGVLLAAILAAIMSTIDSQLLVSSSAVAEDFYKAIYKKNATQKELVWIGRIAVGVIALIALLLATDQDSSVLDLVSYAWAGFGAAFGPVIILSLFWKRMNKWGALSGMVSGAVTVVVWDLVGLGKHLYEIVPGFVICAIAIVVVSLLTDEPPKEIQDEFDKARI